The window CAGCGTCTTCTCGGGCAGTTCTCGCTGCTCACGCGGGTGCAGTCCGGGCTCTACGACTGGGTGGTGCAGGACATCGATCTCCGCGAGCTGCTCGCCCATGTGGTCGAGAAGCTCCGCCCCTTCGCCAACGAGCTGGGGGTCTCGGTCGAGCTGGTCTTCGAGGCGACCGCCGACTTCCACATGCGGGGCACGGTGGAGATCCTCGAGGAGGCGTTCCGACAGGTGCTCGACAATGCCATTCGCTACGGCGCTCGGGGCAAGCAGGTGAAGCTGCAGGCCAGCGCGTCGGTGACGCACGTGACGGTGATGGTGTCCGATCGAGGGCCCGGGATTCCCAAGGAAGACGTGCCGTTCATCTTCCAGCCCTTCTACGTGGTGGGCCAGGATCCCGACACCCAGGCCCAGGGCGGGGGACTCGGCCTGTGCCTGGCCCGCGGCGTCATGGACGTGCACGGGGGGACCCTCGAGTGCGACAGTGGGCGTGGCGGCACCACCATGACCCTCCGCTTCCCCCGGGATTTCCAGCGGGAGAGCGTGCCGAGCCCTTCACGTCCGCCCGCGCGACGACGCAAGTAGCACTGCCGCGCCAGGTCGCTTCGCGATCTCGCGGTCGCCGAGAGACCTGCCGGCGTCTGATGTCCAGGAAAAGGCCGGGTCACTCTCGTACTTTCCAGGGCACGCTTCATCAACACCGAGGAGATGTCAGCCATGTCCATCGCAACCGAGGTCATCGAGTACAAGAACTTCGTGGGGGGCCAGTGGGTGGCTTCGACGTCGGGCAAGACGGTCGACAACATCAATCCCGCGCGGCCGTCGCAGGTGCTGGGGCGGGTGCGGCTGTCGACCCGCAAGGAGGCGAAGGCCGCCATCGACGCGGCGCACAAGGC of the Pseudomonadota bacterium genome contains:
- a CDS encoding sensor histidine kinase; this translates as RSGASVLESEPSLSLPVLIEEARSDARLHGEVSRLLDDQISGLNHKIRTPLTTIKGVIEILKHDPEAFTRFVKTLEFEVDRIQRLLGQFSLLTRVQSGLYDWVVQDIDLRELLAHVVEKLRPFANELGVSVELVFEATADFHMRGTVEILEEAFRQVLDNAIRYGARGKQVKLQASASVTHVTVMVSDRGPGIPKEDVPFIFQPFYVVGQDPDTQAQGGGLGLCLARGVMDVHGGTLECDSGRGGTTMTLRFPRDFQRESVPSPSRPPARRRK